One genomic window of Azospirillum sp. TSH100 includes the following:
- a CDS encoding glutamate--cysteine ligase, which produces MSAPPTTRGEPITDRRQLAAYLESGCKPASNWRIGTEHEKFAYRTSDLRPLPYDGPDGIRELLTRMTRFGWQPVEEKGNIIALVQDMANITLEPGGQVELSGAPLETLHQTCAEVHRHLRQVKEVGSELGIAMMGLGFQPKWTRDDIPWMPKGRYKIMRDYMPKVGSLGLDMMTRTCTVQVNLDFASEADMVKKFRVSLALQPIATALFAMSPFTEGKPNGFQSFRSHIWTDTDPDRTGDIPFVFEDGFGFERYVDYLLDTPMYFVYRDGTYIDAAGQSFRDFLDGKLPALPGELPLITDWADHTTTAFPEARLKKYLEMRGADGGPWRSLCALPALWVGLLYDQVALDAAWDLAKDWTTAERAHLRAEVPRSGLRTTFRKGTVRDVALEMVAIARDGLARRARNDNWGDDETHFLDTLQVIAESGRSPADELLEKFNGPWGGSVDPVFKEYAY; this is translated from the coding sequence ATGTCCGCACCCCCGACCACGCGCGGCGAACCCATCACCGACCGCCGCCAGCTTGCGGCCTATCTCGAATCCGGCTGCAAGCCGGCGTCCAACTGGCGCATCGGGACCGAGCACGAGAAATTCGCCTACCGCACTTCCGACCTGCGGCCGCTGCCCTATGACGGGCCGGACGGCATCCGCGAGCTGCTGACCCGGATGACCCGCTTCGGCTGGCAGCCGGTGGAGGAGAAGGGCAACATCATCGCGTTGGTCCAGGACATGGCCAACATCACTTTGGAGCCCGGCGGGCAGGTGGAACTGTCCGGCGCCCCGCTGGAGACCCTGCACCAGACCTGCGCCGAGGTGCACCGCCACCTGCGTCAGGTGAAGGAGGTCGGGTCCGAACTGGGCATCGCCATGATGGGGCTGGGCTTCCAGCCCAAATGGACGCGGGACGACATCCCGTGGATGCCGAAGGGCCGCTACAAGATCATGCGCGACTACATGCCGAAGGTCGGCTCGCTCGGCCTCGACATGATGACGCGGACCTGCACCGTGCAGGTCAATCTGGACTTCGCGTCCGAAGCCGACATGGTGAAGAAATTCCGCGTCTCGCTGGCCCTCCAGCCGATCGCGACGGCCCTGTTCGCCATGTCCCCCTTTACCGAGGGCAAGCCGAACGGCTTCCAGAGCTTCCGCAGCCACATCTGGACCGACACCGATCCCGACCGCACCGGCGACATCCCCTTCGTGTTCGAGGACGGCTTCGGCTTCGAGCGCTATGTCGACTATCTGCTCGACACGCCGATGTACTTCGTCTACCGCGACGGCACCTACATCGACGCGGCCGGCCAGTCCTTCCGCGATTTCCTCGACGGCAAGCTGCCGGCCCTGCCGGGCGAGCTGCCGCTGATCACCGACTGGGCCGACCACACCACCACCGCCTTCCCGGAAGCGCGCCTGAAGAAGTATCTGGAGATGCGCGGCGCCGACGGCGGCCCGTGGCGCAGCCTGTGCGCCCTGCCGGCCCTGTGGGTCGGGCTGCTCTACGATCAGGTGGCGCTGGATGCTGCCTGGGATCTGGCGAAGGACTGGACGACGGCCGAGCGGGCGCATCTGCGTGCCGAGGTGCCGCGGTCGGGCCTGCGCACGACGTTCCGCAAGGGGACGGTGCGCGATGTCGCGCTGGAGATGGTGGCGATTGCCCGCGACGGTCTGGCCCGTCGCGCCCGCAACGACAATTGGGGCGACGACGAGACGCATTTCCTCGACACGCTTCAGGTCATCGCGGAAAGCGGCCGCAGCCCCGCCGACGAGCTTCTGGAGAAATTCAACGGTCCCTGGGGCGGCAGCGTCGATCCGGTGTTCAAGGAATACGCCTACTGA
- a CDS encoding uracil-DNA glycosylase: MTDLRTDLPFADYQYPTRPVDGPRLAIVGEAPGAEEARQGTPFVGRSGKLLDDSLAAVGIERAECLVANVFRYQPPGNKVGHFFSSRARARKEGREIDESWGAFGTSDRLLAEFAGEVGHLRATLAAYRPSVIVALGRTPTWALTGENGILQLRGKVLPCRLLEGVEVVPTFHPSYLLRGQLVEQPTFLADLRLAVSRLTR; this comes from the coding sequence ATGACCGACCTGCGCACCGACCTGCCCTTCGCCGACTACCAGTATCCGACCCGGCCGGTGGACGGGCCGCGGCTCGCCATCGTCGGCGAGGCGCCGGGGGCGGAGGAGGCGCGGCAGGGCACCCCCTTCGTCGGGCGCAGCGGCAAGCTGCTGGACGATTCGCTGGCAGCAGTCGGGATCGAACGGGCTGAATGCCTCGTCGCCAACGTCTTCCGCTACCAGCCGCCCGGCAATAAGGTCGGGCACTTCTTCTCTTCGCGCGCCCGCGCCCGCAAGGAGGGGCGGGAGATCGACGAGAGCTGGGGCGCCTTCGGCACCTCGGACCGGCTGCTGGCCGAGTTCGCCGGCGAGGTCGGGCATCTGCGCGCCACCCTGGCCGCCTACCGGCCGTCGGTGATCGTCGCGCTCGGTCGGACACCCACCTGGGCGCTGACCGGGGAGAACGGCATCCTTCAACTGCGCGGCAAGGTGCTGCCCTGCCGCCTGCTGGAGGGGGTGGAGGTGGTGCCGACCTTCCACCCCAGCTATCTGCTGCGCGGCCAGCTGGTGGAGCAGCCGACTTTTCTCGCCGACCTGCGGCTGGCCGTTTCGCGCCTTACCCGTTAG
- a CDS encoding 4a-hydroxytetrahydrobiopterin dehydratase: MTPQAPTMQELAGKTCEPCRGGIPPMDRAMASSYLVQVPGWALKEDPDRIERDFKFPDFVQAQAFANQVGDLCEAEGHHAEIRFGWGHCSVAFWTHKIRGLHENDFVMAAKVNGLAEAPSVPASVGTSPPPYVQGA, translated from the coding sequence ATGACACCGCAAGCGCCGACGATGCAGGAGTTGGCCGGCAAGACCTGCGAACCCTGCCGCGGCGGAATACCGCCGATGGACCGCGCGATGGCCTCCTCCTATCTGGTGCAAGTGCCAGGCTGGGCCCTGAAGGAGGATCCAGACCGCATCGAGCGCGACTTCAAATTTCCCGATTTCGTCCAGGCCCAGGCCTTCGCAAATCAGGTCGGCGATCTCTGTGAAGCGGAAGGCCACCATGCGGAGATCCGTTTCGGCTGGGGCCACTGCTCTGTCGCCTTCTGGACCCACAAGATCAGGGGACTGCACGAGAACGACTTCGTGATGGCGGCGAAGGTCAATGGCCTGGCCGAGGCGCCCTCCGTGCCGGCGTCGGTAGGGACTTCCCCACCGCCTTACGTTCAGGGGGCGTGA
- a CDS encoding CCE_0567 family metalloprotein, translating to MSDIDALKDEIKKLNARATQKKMDLHDLSEELPQNWQSILTVAQETYDAFKTLTEKRAALKALETA from the coding sequence GTGAGCGACATCGACGCCCTGAAGGACGAGATCAAGAAGCTGAACGCCCGCGCCACCCAGAAGAAGATGGATTTGCACGATCTGTCGGAAGAGCTTCCGCAGAACTGGCAGAGCATCCTGACGGTGGCGCAGGAAACCTATGACGCCTTCAAGACCCTGACCGAGAAGCGGGCGGCGCTGAAGGCGCTGGAGACGGCATAA
- a CDS encoding CHAP domain-containing protein, with protein sequence MRQRGTAIGLSFAALIALSPLAVSTAAAQDGDCVRTVRSISDFTIRGDAWTWWDHAAGQYDREHRPAVGSVLVFKRTGHMRRGHVSLVSAVIDRRTIEVDHSWLDGDGLRRGMRVVDVSRNNDWSAVRVWHEPTDQLGLRVYAAYGFIMPEGESDAPRGGRMLDAGDRGMDQGFASSPRGRVKANGPRMMEASLHQQKGHSVSVPGRKPQSLSTTAVASHAPQKPQRMDVAVLPSRKPASAHAAPVTVAEVPRTVAPSRKPGSTNAVAQLADTSER encoded by the coding sequence ATGCGGCAGAGGGGAACCGCCATCGGCCTTTCGTTTGCGGCTTTGATCGCGCTGAGCCCCCTTGCCGTTTCGACGGCTGCCGCGCAAGACGGCGACTGCGTTCGTACGGTCCGCTCCATTTCCGATTTCACCATTCGCGGCGATGCCTGGACCTGGTGGGATCATGCCGCCGGTCAGTATGACCGTGAACACCGCCCCGCTGTCGGCTCCGTCCTCGTCTTCAAGCGCACCGGCCACATGCGCCGTGGCCATGTCTCGCTGGTCAGTGCTGTGATCGACCGCCGCACCATCGAGGTGGACCACAGCTGGCTCGATGGCGACGGGCTGCGTCGCGGCATGCGGGTGGTCGACGTGTCCCGCAACAACGACTGGTCTGCCGTTCGCGTCTGGCACGAGCCGACCGATCAGCTCGGCCTGCGCGTCTATGCCGCCTATGGCTTCATCATGCCGGAAGGCGAGTCGGATGCCCCGCGCGGCGGCCGCATGCTCGACGCCGGCGACCGCGGCATGGATCAGGGTTTCGCCAGCAGCCCGCGCGGCCGCGTCAAGGCCAATGGCCCGCGCATGATGGAAGCCTCGCTGCATCAGCAGAAGGGCCACAGCGTCTCGGTTCCCGGCCGCAAGCCGCAGAGCCTGTCGACGACCGCCGTCGCCTCCCACGCCCCGCAGAAGCCGCAGCGCATGGACGTCGCCGTCCTGCCGTCGCGCAAGCCGGCCAGCGCTCATGCCGCTCCGGTGACGGTTGCGGAGGTTCCCCGCACGGTTGCTCCCAGCCGCAAGCCCGGCTCCACCAACGCCGTCGCCCAGCTGGCCGATACCAGCGAACGCTGA
- the fdxB gene encoding ferredoxin III, nif-specific, whose protein sequence is MAEFLTGTTRGGQSWTPKFVQSIDQKQCIGCGRCFKVCGRGVLDMIGLTEDGDIVDAFDDEAEKKIMTVKEAANCIGCESCSKVCSKSCITHAPVAA, encoded by the coding sequence ATGGCTGAGTTCCTGACCGGCACCACCCGCGGTGGTCAGAGCTGGACCCCGAAATTCGTCCAATCCATCGATCAGAAGCAGTGCATCGGCTGCGGCCGCTGCTTCAAGGTGTGCGGGCGCGGCGTGCTCGACATGATCGGCCTGACCGAGGACGGCGACATCGTCGATGCCTTCGACGACGAGGCCGAGAAGAAGATCATGACGGTCAAGGAAGCGGCCAACTGCATCGGCTGCGAAAGCTGCTCCAAGGTGTGCTCGAAGAGCTGCATCACCCATGCGCCGGTGGCGGCCTAG
- a CDS encoding methyl-accepting chemotaxis protein: protein MTGDKTMSMAGTDLFELSRGVLDVASKKVSLIEDITRRTKMLAMNALIEAARAGDAGRGFAVVANEVSEISTQVNSITKELRSEIVARVDHLTTTGSAMVQEMHGKRLADLSLNMIEIIDRNLYERSCDVRWWATDSAVVDCAADPTEEARRHASRRLGVILESYTVYLDLWIADRNGTVIANGRPDRYPGARGANVSDEPWFRQALATRNGGEFTVGDVARNRSLDDRVVATYATAIRRDGEADGDAIGVLGIFFDWEPQAAAVVEGVRLEAGEREKSRCLLLDARHRVIASSDGRGLLTETVPLRRNAGTMGHYIDDKDRLVGYALTPGYETYKGLGWYGVIIQER, encoded by the coding sequence ATGACGGGGGACAAGACGATGAGCATGGCAGGCACCGATCTGTTCGAGCTGTCGCGGGGCGTGCTGGATGTTGCCTCGAAAAAGGTGTCCTTGATCGAGGACATCACCCGGCGCACCAAGATGCTGGCCATGAACGCCCTGATCGAGGCGGCGCGGGCCGGCGATGCCGGGCGCGGCTTCGCCGTCGTCGCCAACGAGGTTTCGGAGATCTCGACCCAGGTCAACAGCATCACCAAGGAACTGCGGTCGGAGATCGTCGCCCGCGTCGACCACCTGACCACCACCGGCAGCGCCATGGTGCAGGAGATGCACGGCAAGCGGCTGGCCGACCTGTCGCTCAACATGATCGAGATCATCGACCGCAACCTGTATGAACGCTCCTGCGATGTGCGCTGGTGGGCGACCGACAGCGCGGTGGTCGATTGCGCCGCCGACCCGACCGAGGAGGCGCGCCGCCATGCCTCGCGCCGGCTGGGCGTGATCCTGGAATCCTACACCGTCTATCTCGACCTCTGGATCGCCGACCGCAACGGCACCGTCATCGCCAACGGCCGGCCCGACCGCTATCCCGGTGCCCGCGGCGCCAACGTGTCGGACGAGCCGTGGTTCCGGCAGGCGTTGGCGACCCGCAACGGCGGAGAGTTCACCGTCGGCGACGTCGCCCGCAACCGCAGCCTGGACGACCGTGTCGTCGCCACCTATGCCACGGCCATACGCCGCGACGGCGAAGCGGATGGCGATGCCATCGGCGTGCTCGGCATTTTCTTCGACTGGGAGCCGCAGGCCGCCGCCGTGGTCGAGGGCGTGCGGCTGGAGGCCGGCGAGCGCGAGAAGTCGCGCTGCCTGCTGCTCGATGCCCGTCACCGGGTCATCGCCTCGTCCGACGGTCGCGGTCTGCTGACGGAGACGGTGCCGTTGCGCCGCAATGCCGGTACCATGGGCCATTATATCGACGACAAGGACCGTCTCGTCGGCTATGCCCTGACGCCCGGCTATGAGACCTACAAGGGGCTGGGGTGGTACGGGGTCATCATCCAGGAGCGGTGA
- a CDS encoding PAS domain-containing protein, which yields MARRDVPLTGVERFFDPDEVIVSKTDLKGRITYANRVFQRVAGYGEADLMGAPHSIVRHPDMPRCVFKLLWDTLAAGQEIFAYVVNRARNGDHYWVFAHVTPSFDAAGRVIGYHSSRRVPERSALDKVIPLYRQLLDIENSHADRKQGMEAGFAAVLALLAEKGIGYDEFVFSL from the coding sequence ATGGCACGACGCGACGTTCCCCTGACGGGGGTGGAACGCTTCTTCGATCCGGATGAAGTCATCGTTTCCAAGACCGACCTGAAGGGGCGGATCACCTACGCGAACCGGGTGTTCCAGCGGGTGGCCGGCTATGGCGAGGCCGACCTGATGGGCGCCCCCCATTCCATCGTCCGTCATCCCGACATGCCGCGCTGCGTGTTCAAGCTGCTGTGGGACACGCTGGCGGCCGGGCAGGAGATCTTCGCCTATGTGGTCAACCGGGCCCGCAACGGCGACCATTACTGGGTCTTCGCCCATGTCACGCCGAGCTTCGACGCCGCCGGACGGGTGATCGGCTACCATTCCTCCCGCCGGGTGCCGGAACGGTCGGCCCTGGACAAGGTCATCCCGCTCTACCGCCAGCTTCTGGACATCGAGAACAGCCACGCCGACCGCAAGCAGGGGATGGAGGCGGGTTTCGCCGCCGTCCTCGCGCTGCTGGCGGAGAAGGGGATCGGGTATGACGAATTCGTCTTCTCCCTTTAA
- a CDS encoding response regulator yields the protein MDISATPDRFAVVIDDESIILAGMEIMLDTWGYQVLAAEDVETVLTKLPGSPVPCVILSDYRLRDGWSGITAVRAVREAVGTNVPAIILTGDTGAELLAAAKADQIRILHKPVQPNDLRRQIDALIAAT from the coding sequence ATGGACATAAGCGCGACACCGGACCGTTTCGCCGTCGTCATTGATGATGAGTCGATCATCCTGGCCGGGATGGAAATCATGCTGGACACCTGGGGTTACCAGGTGCTTGCCGCCGAGGATGTGGAAACCGTCCTGACGAAGTTGCCCGGCAGTCCGGTTCCGTGCGTGATCCTGTCCGATTACCGGCTGCGCGACGGCTGGTCGGGCATCACCGCCGTGCGGGCGGTGCGCGAGGCCGTCGGCACCAATGTGCCCGCCATCATCCTGACGGGCGACACCGGGGCCGAGCTGTTGGCCGCGGCCAAGGCGGACCAGATCCGCATCCTGCACAAGCCGGTCCAACCCAATGACCTGCGCCGCCAGATCGACGCGCTGATCGCCGCGACCTGA
- a CDS encoding methyl-accepting chemotaxis protein has protein sequence MTNSSSPFKSSLAQAGGLALLGGVALAVLPVVDLLGLGGVALRVGLAVAGLAALAGALVSLRRVGAVVDQLTRVNRAIAAGDFEARVIGIREGGALGELMHATNDAIDRTDAFVREATASMHSVSEHKYFRRIMLRGMQGGFLHASRTINAATESISQKVAGFAGVTRRFEGQIQSVCSEVADTAHRLEVSARTMETDATQATGKASSVAASAAQTGSNVGSVAAATEELSASIAEIARQIGDVARVAETAAGEAERSNALVGTLSGAARTVGDVVTLINDIASQTNLLALNATIEAARAGEAGKGFAVVAQEVKRLADQTAKATGDIAAQIAGIQSSTDEAVTSIVGIGRTIQSINQIAAGISAGIEQQGSAVREIVVNMEQAAAGTRAVSDDIRDVTDAADRTSGTAHEVFAASERMAAEADRLTREVQHFLEEMHRVA, from the coding sequence ATGACGAATTCGTCTTCTCCCTTTAAGTCTTCCCTGGCGCAGGCCGGCGGACTGGCCCTGCTGGGCGGCGTGGCGCTGGCGGTGCTGCCGGTCGTCGATCTGCTGGGCCTGGGCGGGGTTGCGTTGCGGGTCGGGTTGGCCGTCGCCGGACTGGCGGCCCTGGCCGGGGCGCTGGTCTCCCTGCGCCGCGTCGGCGCGGTGGTCGATCAGCTGACCCGGGTGAACCGGGCCATCGCCGCCGGCGATTTCGAGGCGCGCGTGATCGGCATCCGCGAGGGCGGGGCGCTGGGCGAGCTGATGCACGCCACCAACGACGCCATCGACCGCACCGACGCCTTCGTGCGCGAGGCGACCGCCTCCATGCACAGTGTGTCGGAACACAAATATTTCCGCCGCATCATGCTGCGCGGCATGCAGGGCGGCTTCCTGCACGCCAGCCGCACCATCAATGCGGCGACGGAGAGCATCTCGCAGAAGGTGGCGGGTTTCGCCGGGGTGACCCGGCGCTTCGAGGGACAGATCCAGAGCGTGTGCAGCGAGGTGGCCGACACCGCCCACCGGCTGGAGGTCTCCGCCCGCACCATGGAGACTGACGCGACCCAGGCCACCGGCAAGGCGTCGTCGGTCGCCGCGTCCGCCGCCCAGACCGGCAGCAATGTCGGCAGCGTCGCCGCCGCGACCGAGGAACTGTCCGCCTCCATCGCCGAGATCGCCCGCCAGATCGGCGATGTCGCCCGTGTTGCCGAGACCGCGGCCGGCGAGGCCGAACGTTCCAATGCCCTGGTTGGCACCCTGTCCGGTGCCGCACGCACGGTGGGCGATGTCGTCACCCTGATCAACGACATCGCCAGCCAGACCAACCTTCTGGCGCTGAACGCCACCATCGAGGCGGCCCGCGCCGGCGAGGCGGGGAAAGGCTTCGCCGTCGTGGCGCAGGAGGTCAAGCGGTTGGCCGACCAGACCGCCAAGGCCACCGGCGACATCGCGGCGCAGATCGCCGGTATCCAGTCCTCCACCGACGAGGCGGTGACTTCCATCGTCGGCATCGGCCGCACCATCCAGTCGATCAACCAGATCGCCGCCGGCATCAGCGCCGGGATCGAGCAGCAGGGGTCGGCGGTGCGCGAGATCGTCGTGAACATGGAACAGGCCGCCGCCGGCACCCGGGCGGTGTCCGACGACATCCGTGACGTCACCGACGCTGCCGACCGCACCAGCGGCACCGCGCACGAGGTGTTCGCCGCCTCCGAACGCATGGCCGCCGAAGCGGACCGCCTGACCCGTGAGGTCCAGCACTTCCTCGAAGAGATGCACCGCGTCGCCTGA
- a CDS encoding methyltransferase → MNNASPPDFVRDNTTLTTTPLLPEIKLHLATEVTPLWQATEETLAATNLPPPYWAFAWPGGQAVARLLLDQPELVAGRSVLDFAAGTGLVGIAAMKAGAARVQSCDIDRFSLAAIALNAEANGVEVKPVSADLVDRPLPGIDVVLAGDVCYERPMAERVTAWLRGIAATGTLVLLGDPGRAYFPGSGVEKVASYTVPTSLELEDRETRETTIWRLLPNG, encoded by the coding sequence ATGAACAACGCATCCCCCCCAGATTTCGTCCGCGACAACACCACGCTGACGACCACGCCGCTGTTGCCGGAAATCAAGCTTCATCTTGCCACCGAGGTGACGCCACTCTGGCAGGCGACAGAGGAAACCTTGGCCGCCACAAATTTGCCACCGCCATACTGGGCTTTCGCTTGGCCGGGCGGGCAAGCTGTGGCGCGGCTGTTGCTCGACCAGCCGGAGCTGGTGGCCGGCAGGTCGGTGCTCGATTTTGCCGCAGGCACCGGGCTGGTCGGCATCGCCGCGATGAAGGCGGGAGCGGCGCGGGTGCAGTCCTGCGACATCGACCGCTTCTCACTGGCCGCCATCGCGCTGAACGCCGAGGCCAACGGGGTGGAGGTCAAGCCGGTCAGCGCCGATCTGGTCGACCGGCCATTGCCGGGCATCGACGTGGTGCTGGCCGGCGACGTCTGTTACGAGCGGCCGATGGCCGAACGGGTGACGGCATGGCTGCGCGGGATCGCCGCCACCGGCACGCTGGTGCTGCTGGGCGACCCCGGCCGCGCCTATTTCCCCGGGAGCGGAGTCGAGAAGGTGGCGAGCTACACCGTCCCGACCTCTCTGGAGCTGGAGGATCGGGAGACGCGCGAAACGACGATCTGGCGCCTTCTCCCTAACGGGTAA
- the dgcA gene encoding N-acetyl-D-Glu racemase DgcA has product MSAQQLTVRRESFPIRGAFRISRGAKTEAAVVVAEVADGDHRGRGECVPYARYGESVDGVVAALEAMGDAVAAGLDRDSLARRMPPGAARNALDCALWDLEAKRCGVPAWTLAGLVEPPGPLVTCYTLSVDEPEAMAAAARERAPRHPLLKMKLTGEGDLDRVRAVRAAAPSARLVVDANEGWTLDQLHDFAPVLAGLGVEMIEQPLPAGQDEALRGVNCPVPLGADESCHGLDSLEPLRGLYRVVNIKLDKTGGLTEALAMSRAAHAMGFEVMVGCMVATSLAMAPAMLVGQGARYVDLDGPLLLARDREPGLVYEGAVVQPPVAALWG; this is encoded by the coding sequence ATGTCCGCTCAGCAGTTGACCGTCCGCCGGGAGAGTTTCCCCATCCGCGGCGCTTTCCGCATCTCACGCGGGGCCAAGACCGAAGCCGCCGTGGTGGTGGCGGAGGTGGCCGACGGCGACCATCGCGGCCGTGGCGAATGCGTGCCCTATGCCCGCTATGGCGAGAGCGTCGACGGCGTCGTCGCCGCGCTGGAGGCGATGGGCGATGCGGTTGCCGCCGGACTCGATCGCGACTCGTTGGCCCGGCGGATGCCGCCGGGTGCCGCCCGCAACGCCCTGGATTGCGCCTTGTGGGACTTGGAGGCCAAGCGCTGCGGCGTGCCGGCCTGGACACTTGCCGGGCTGGTCGAGCCGCCAGGGCCGCTCGTCACCTGTTACACGCTGAGCGTCGACGAGCCGGAGGCGATGGCCGCCGCGGCGCGGGAGCGGGCGCCGCGCCATCCGCTGCTGAAGATGAAGCTGACAGGGGAGGGCGACCTCGACCGTGTCCGCGCCGTCCGCGCCGCCGCGCCGTCCGCCCGGCTGGTGGTGGACGCCAACGAAGGCTGGACGCTGGACCAGCTGCATGATTTCGCCCCGGTGCTCGCCGGTCTGGGCGTCGAGATGATCGAGCAGCCGCTGCCCGCCGGCCAGGACGAGGCCTTGCGTGGCGTGAACTGCCCGGTGCCCTTGGGCGCCGACGAGTCCTGCCATGGGCTGGACTCGCTTGAGCCGCTGCGCGGGCTCTATCGGGTGGTGAACATCAAGCTGGACAAGACCGGCGGCCTGACCGAGGCGCTGGCGATGAGCCGGGCGGCGCACGCCATGGGCTTCGAGGTGATGGTCGGCTGCATGGTGGCGACGTCGCTGGCAATGGCGCCGGCGATGCTGGTGGGGCAGGGCGCGCGCTACGTCGACCTGGATGGCCCGCTGCTGTTGGCCCGCGACCGCGAGCCGGGGCTGGTCTATGAGGGTGCGGTGGTCCAGCCGCCGGTCGCGGCGCTGTGGGGGTAG
- the ubiA gene encoding 4-hydroxybenzoate octaprenyltransferase produces the protein MPTASTGPTLPESGFTDIRQDGWIARRLPARLRPYVTLARLDRPIGTWLLLFPCWWSVALAMPQPFRDWPSLLWLMALFGIGAVLMRGAGCTVNDILDRKFDAMVERTRSRPIPSGQVSVRQALVFLIVQLLVSLLVLVQLGMTAIGLGVLSLLLVFTYPLMKRITWWPQAFLGLTFNWGALMGWATVQDTVGWPALVLYVTGIAWTLGYDTIYAHQDKEDDARIGVKSTALRLGDQSKIWIYGFYTLTYVGIGIAGRLAGLGGLFLPVLSLAALQLAWQVATWRPDDQGDCLDKFKSNRWFGWLVLAAILAGKI, from the coding sequence ATGCCCACTGCCTCCACCGGCCCCACCCTTCCCGAGTCCGGCTTCACCGACATCCGTCAGGATGGCTGGATCGCCCGCCGGCTTCCCGCCCGTCTGCGCCCGTATGTCACGCTGGCGCGACTCGATCGCCCGATCGGAACATGGCTGCTGCTGTTCCCCTGCTGGTGGAGCGTGGCGCTGGCAATGCCGCAGCCCTTCCGCGACTGGCCTTCCCTGCTGTGGTTGATGGCTCTGTTCGGCATCGGCGCGGTGCTGATGCGTGGCGCCGGCTGCACGGTCAACGACATCCTCGACCGCAAGTTCGATGCCATGGTGGAGCGCACCCGCTCGCGTCCGATTCCGTCGGGACAGGTGTCGGTGCGTCAGGCGCTGGTCTTCCTGATCGTCCAGCTTCTGGTGTCGCTGCTGGTGCTGGTGCAGTTGGGAATGACCGCCATCGGGCTGGGCGTGCTGTCGCTGCTGCTGGTCTTCACCTATCCATTGATGAAGCGCATCACCTGGTGGCCGCAGGCCTTTCTGGGGCTGACCTTCAACTGGGGCGCCCTGATGGGCTGGGCAACGGTGCAGGACACTGTCGGCTGGCCGGCGCTGGTGCTTTATGTCACGGGCATCGCCTGGACGCTGGGCTATGACACCATCTACGCCCACCAGGACAAGGAGGACGACGCCCGTATCGGCGTGAAGTCCACCGCGCTGCGCCTGGGCGACCAGAGCAAGATCTGGATCTACGGCTTCTATACACTGACCTATGTCGGTATCGGCATTGCCGGCCGTCTGGCGGGCCTGGGCGGTCTGTTCCTGCCGGTGCTGTCGCTGGCGGCGCTGCAACTGGCGTGGCAGGTCGCGACGTGGCGGCCCGACGACCAGGGCGACTGCCTGGACAAGTTCAAGTCCAACCGCTGGTTCGGCTGGTTGGTGCTGGCGGCGATCCTGGCCGGAAAAATATAG
- a CDS encoding 16S rRNA (uracil(1498)-N(3))-methyltransferase — MADPIKTRLYVDSPLAEGQSVGLDHERAHFLRHVLRLDRGDPVAVFNGRDGEWRAVIDGFGKGWCSLTVAEQRREQDTTPDLWLLFAPLKKGRIDFVAEKATEMGVSRLWPVFTRRTDPNRVNLDRLRANAVEAAEQCERLSVPEMGDAVPLDRALAGWPADRKLYLCAEAGSARPVAEVLRDAPPGPAALLVGPEGGFDQSELDELAKLPFVVPVGLGPRILRADTAVVAALACWQSLAGDWTAGGSDRRPPFRAPIP, encoded by the coding sequence ATGGCCGACCCGATCAAGACCCGCCTGTATGTCGACAGCCCGCTGGCCGAAGGCCAGTCGGTCGGTCTGGACCATGAACGCGCGCATTTCCTGCGCCATGTCCTGCGGCTGGACCGCGGCGATCCGGTCGCCGTGTTCAATGGCCGCGACGGCGAATGGCGGGCGGTGATCGACGGCTTCGGCAAGGGCTGGTGCTCGCTGACAGTGGCGGAGCAGCGGCGGGAGCAGGACACCACCCCCGACCTGTGGCTGCTCTTCGCCCCGCTGAAGAAGGGACGCATCGACTTCGTCGCAGAGAAGGCGACCGAGATGGGGGTATCGCGTCTGTGGCCGGTCTTCACCCGCCGCACCGATCCCAACCGGGTCAACCTCGACCGGCTGCGCGCCAATGCGGTGGAGGCGGCCGAGCAGTGCGAACGCCTCAGCGTGCCCGAGATGGGTGATGCCGTGCCGCTGGACCGCGCGCTGGCCGGCTGGCCGGCCGACCGCAAGCTCTATCTGTGCGCCGAGGCCGGGTCCGCCCGTCCGGTTGCCGAGGTGTTGCGCGACGCGCCGCCCGGTCCCGCAGCCCTGCTGGTCGGGCCGGAGGGCGGCTTTGACCAGTCGGAACTTGACGAACTCGCCAAACTTCCCTTTGTTGTTCCGGTGGGATTGGGTCCGCGCATCCTGCGGGCCGACACGGCGGTGGTGGCGGCGTTGGCTTGCTGGCAGTCCTTGGCCGGGGATTGGACTGCCGGGGGAAGCGACCGGCGTCCGCCTTTCCGCGCGCCGATCCCGTAA